The following is a genomic window from Saprospiraceae bacterium.
GAAAAGGGATATAAAGTCTTGGTCATAGAAAAAGGAAAGTGGTACAATCAACCTGAAGATTTTGCCAAAACTACCTGGAATCTTAAAAAGTGGCTTTGGGCACCTTCCCTGGGTCTTCACGGCATATTGAAACTGACCTTTTTCAGACATGTGGGCATCGTGAGTGGTACAGCTGTCGGTGGCGGATCTATCGTCTATGCCAACACCTTACCGGTACCTAAATCTCCATTTTTTAATACCGGACACTGGGCTGGTCTTGCTGACTGGGAAGAGGAACTCAAACCATTTTACGATCTTGCCAAAAAAATGCTGGGGGCAGCAAAACATCCCTACATGAGCCAAAATGATAAAGTCATGCTGTCTCTGGCAGAAGAAATGGGTAAAAAAGATGATTTTGAAAAAGCGGATGTAGCCGTATATTTTGGAAAGCCGGGAGAGACTGTGAGTGATCCGTATTTTGATGGAAAAGGTCCTGATCGCACCGGATGTACACTTTGTGGTGGATGTATGGTAGGATGCCGGTACAACTCCAAAAACACGCTTGACAAAAATTATCTCCATCTGGCCCAACAGCTCGGAGCCGAAATTATCGCAGAAAAAGAAGTATATGATGTAAAACCTGTAGGTCCTGATGGTGAAGGTGGGTATGAGATCCACTTTAAAGATTCGCTCAAATGGATAAAAAGTCATCAAAGAATAAAAACAAAAGGGGTCATTTTTGCTGGAGGAGTGCTTGGAACTGTAAAATTATTGCTAAAACTAAAAGAAACATCACTGCCAAATTTATCTCCTATGACTGGTCACGGTATCAGAACAAATTCCGAAAGTCTGATCGGTGTGACCACATTCAGAAAAGACCTGAACTTATCAGAAGGTATTGCCATAGGTTCTATTCTTCACCTCGACGAAAACCGGCATGTGGAGCCGGTGAGATATTCCGCCGGTTCGGGTTTCTGGCGACTTTTTATGGCACCAATGGTGAGTGCT
Proteins encoded in this region:
- a CDS encoding GMC family oxidoreductase, whose translation is MADGSFDYDYVIIGSGFGGSVSALRLSEKGYKVLVIEKGKWYNQPEDFAKTTWNLKKWLWAPSLGLHGILKLTFFRHVGIVSGTAVGGGSIVYANTLPVPKSPFFNTGHWAGLADWEEELKPFYDLAKKMLGAAKHPYMSQNDKVMLSLAEEMGKKDDFEKADVAVYFGKPGETVSDPYFDGKGPDRTGCTLCGGCMVGCRYNSKNTLDKNYLHLAQQLGAEIIAEKEVYDVKPVGPDGEGGYEIHFKDSLKWIKSHQRIKTKGVIFAGGVLGTVKLLLKLKETSLPNLSPMTGHGIRTNSESLIGVTTFRKDLNLSEGIAIGSILHLDENRHVEPVRYSAGSGFWRLFMAPMVSAETIVGRLAAMIKDAIIHPVANLKAFFVDDWAKRTHILLYMESIDSTLRFKKSIFGMSSGLEKGNAPTAFNPLAQDLAKRVAKNINGKPMVLNTETLFGIPTTAHILGGACMGKDPSEGVIDSSNHVFNYKNMMVCDGSAISANPGVNPSLSITAITERAMSLIPLKGNKRN